A part of Rhodamnia argentea isolate NSW1041297 chromosome 8, ASM2092103v1, whole genome shotgun sequence genomic DNA contains:
- the LOC115755282 gene encoding malate dehydrogenase [NADP], chloroplastic has product MAVAELTTPTCTKQGLRSSEVFYLSAGTPSFRRLSFRPLRRTHSSRISCSVNQTAQAPVAVQTKDPKSNKPECFGVFCLTYDLKAEEETKSWKKLINVAVSGAAGMISNHLLFKLASGQVFGPDQPVALKLLGSERSFQALEGVAMELEDSLFPLLREVQIGIDPYEVFQDVEWALLIGAKPRGPGMERAELLDVNGQIFAEQGKALNAVASCNVKVIVVGNPCNTNALICLKNAPNIPAKNFHALTRLDENRAKCQLALKAGVFYDKVSNATIWGNHSTTQVPDFLNARINGLPVKEVITDHKWLEEEFTDKVQKRGGVLIKKWGRSSAASTAVSIADAIKSLVTPTPEGDWFSSGVYTDGNPYGIAEGIVFSVPCRSKGDGDYELVKDVIFDDYLLKRITKTEAELLAERRCVAHLIGGGVAFCDLPEDTMLPGEM; this is encoded by the exons ATGGCCGTGGCAGAGCTGACCACACCCACTTGCACAAAACAGGGCCTTCGCTCTTCGGAGGTTTTCTACTTATCTGCTGGCACTCCCAGTTTCCGTCGCCTGTCTTTCAGACCTCTCCGGCGAACCCACAGTTCAAGAATCTCTTGCTCAGTCAA TCAAACTGCTCAAGCTCCAGTAGCAGTGCAAACCAAAGATCCGAAGAGCAATAAGCCTGAGTGCTTCGGTGTCTTTTGCCTCACTTACGATCTCAAGGCT GAAGAAGAGACAAAATCTTGGAAGAAACTAATAAATGTTGCAGTATCTGGTGCTGCTGGAATGATTTCTAATCATCTGCTTTTCAAA ctTGCATCAGGTCAGGTTTTTGGTCCTGATCAACCtgttgctttaaaacttttggGTTCAGAAAGGTCATTCCAAGCTCTAGAAG GAGTTGCTATGGAATTGGAGGATTCCTTGTTCCCATTGTTGAGGGAAGTTCAGATTGGCATCGACCCTTATGAGGTGTTCCAAGATGTGGAATGGGCTCTCCTAATTGGAGCAAAGCCTCGAGGGCCTGGAATGGAACGAGCTGAGTTACTAGACGTAAATGGGCAGATTTTTGCTGAGCAG GGAAAGGCTCTAAATGCTGTTGCCTCGTGTAATGTCAAAGTAATTGTTGTAGGAAACCCCTGCAACACCAA TGCATTAATTTGCTtgaaaaatgctcctaatatTCCTGCAAAAAACTTCCATGCTTTAACACGTTTGGATGAGAACCGTGCGAAATGCCAG CTAGCACTCAAGGCAGGTGTATTCTATGATAAGGTGTCAAATGCAACCATCTGGGGAAACCACTCGACAACTCAG GTGCCGGACTTTCTAAATGCTAGAATCAATGGGCTTCCAGTCAAGGAGGTGATCACAGATCACAAGTGGCTAGAAGAGGAGTTCACTGACAAAGTCCAGAAG AGAGGTGGGGTGTTGATTAAGAAGTGGGGAAGATCTTCGGCTGCATCAACTGCGGTGTCAATTGCTGATGCCATAAAGTCTCTCGTCACTCCCACGCCTGAGGGTGATTGGTTCTCTTCAGGG GTGTATACTGATGGAAATCCTTATGGCATTGCTGAGGGCATTGTATTCAGCGTGCCATGCAGATCTAAG GGAGATGGTGATTATGAGCTTGTGAAGGATGTAATATTCGACGACTACCTCCTCAAGCGAATAACCAAG ACTGAAGCAGAGTTACTGGCAGAGAGGCGATGTGTAGCTCACCTGATTGGAGGG GGTGTTGCTTTTTGTGATCTGCCGGAGGACACTATGCTTCCTGGAGAAATGTAA
- the LOC115755281 gene encoding NAC domain-containing protein 78 isoform X1: MGRDSAKSLAPGFRFHPTDEELVRYYLKRKVSGKPLRFDAISEVDVYKCEPWDLPDKSNLKTRDLEWYFFSALDKKYGNGSKTNRATENGYWKTTGKDRAVFHYSRTVGMKKTLVYHIGRAPRGKRTNWVMHEYRLTDEELEKAGIPQDAFVLCRIFQKSGPGPKNGEQYGAPFIEEEWEDDDVALFPDQEPMVVVDDEYVEADDLDQSIDFGIESGDAPALLNFHHGETSQGTEHSNDFNEDEQKPLIDTNAVQAGSQQLDEQFFVLPEQYQMEMKAIEKGYIGQSDDNDNPVDANYLLDGPYLDAADNHLPGDEFYLQTNDLANLLGEDAADFAVEDYLTFFDADDENVLPYESSQLPSENALSDHTLHAEHINGGNEEAPLAGNLPSESCSKDYASTSKPHLDSKDPESSVKYPLMKAASQMLGSFPAPPAFAAEFPGKDVALHLNSAAQPSSSVHVTAGMIRIRDMNLVGSGMDWSVGKNGELNIVLSFGMSQADVSPTNSGLLSRKTPSVVSWSWCFFLFFWIILLSVSVKVGTSIYSR, from the exons ATGGGACGCGATTCGGCCAAGTCGCTCGCTCcggggttccggttccaccccACCGACGAGGAGCTGGTCCGGTACTACCTGAAGCGCAAGGTCTCCGGCAAGCCTCTCCGCTTCGACGCGATCTCCGAGGTCGACGTCTACAAATGCGAGCCCTGGGATCTCCCCG ATAAGTCGAACTTGAAAACTAGAGACCTCGAGTGGTACTTCTTTAGTGCCCTGGATAAGAAGTATGGAAACGGGTCAAAGACAAATCGTGCCACAGAGAATGGTTACTGGAAGACAACAGGGAAGGACAGGGCAGTCTTTCATTACTCTCGAACAGTTGGAATGAAGAAAACTTTGGTTTATCATATTGGGCGAGCTCCACGTGGAAAGCGCACAAATTGGGTTATGCATGAATATCGGCTTACCGATGAAGAATTGGAGAAGGCTGGAATTCCACAA GATGCATTCGTGCTGTGCAGGATCTTTCAGAAGAGTGGTCCTGGCCCAAAGAACGGGGAGCAATATGGTGCCCCATTCATTGAGGAGGAGTGGGAGGATGATGATGTGGCTCTGTTTCCTGATCAGGAGCCAATGGTGGTTGTTGATGATGAATATGTTGAGGCAGATGACTTGGATCAG AGTATTGATTTTGGAATTGAATCTGGAGATGCTCCAGCTCTTCTGAACTTCCATCATGGTGAGACAAGCCAGGGCACTGAGCACTCAAATGACTTCAATGAAGATGAGCAAAAGCCTCTGATAGATACCAATGCAGTTCAAGCTGGTTCGCAACAGCTGGATGAGCAGTTCTTTGTTTTACCAGAGCAGTACCAGATGGAGATGAAAGCCATTGAGAAGGGATACATTGGCCAATCAGATGATAATGACAATCCTGTGGATGCCAATTACTTGCTCGATGGGCCATACTTAGATGCAGCTGATAATCACCTTCCAGGAGATGAGTTCTACCTCCAGACAAATGACCTTGCTAATCTCCTTGGGGAGGATGCAGCAGATTTTGCTGTCGAAGACTACCTAACATTCTTTGATGCAGATGATGAGAATGTCTTGCCATATGAATCCTCTCAACTTCCGTCTGAAAATGCACTTTCTGATCACACACTTCATGCCGAG CATATTAATGGAGGAAATGAGGAAGCTCCTCTGGCAGGCAATCTTCCTTCAGAATCTTGCAGTAAGGACTATGCGTCAACTTCAAAGCCACATTTGGATTCAAAGGACCCTGAATCAA GTGTGAAGTATCCACTCATGAAAGCAGCCAGTCAAATGTTAGGCAGCTTCCCTGCTCCTCCTGCTTTTGCTGCAGAGTTCCCGGGGAAAGATGTGGCACTCCATCTCAATTCAGCTGCACAGCCTTCAAGTTCTGTTCATGTTACTGCTGGCATGATAAGAATAAGAGACATGAATTTGGTTGGGAGTGGAATGGACTGGTCAGTCGGTAAGAATGGAGAACTCAACATCGTTCTGTCTTTTGGGATGTCTCAAGCTGATGTCAGCCCTACCAATTCTGGCCTGCTCTCTCGCAAGACACCTTCAGTGGTTTCATGGAGCTGGtgcttctttttgttcttttggatTATACTTCTCTCGGTCAGCGTTAAAGTCGGTACCTCTATCTATTCAAGGTAG
- the LOC115755281 gene encoding NAC domain-containing protein 78 isoform X2, producing MAAPSSFSGTSTKRQDKSNLKTRDLEWYFFSALDKKYGNGSKTNRATENGYWKTTGKDRAVFHYSRTVGMKKTLVYHIGRAPRGKRTNWVMHEYRLTDEELEKAGIPQDAFVLCRIFQKSGPGPKNGEQYGAPFIEEEWEDDDVALFPDQEPMVVVDDEYVEADDLDQSIDFGIESGDAPALLNFHHGETSQGTEHSNDFNEDEQKPLIDTNAVQAGSQQLDEQFFVLPEQYQMEMKAIEKGYIGQSDDNDNPVDANYLLDGPYLDAADNHLPGDEFYLQTNDLANLLGEDAADFAVEDYLTFFDADDENVLPYESSQLPSENALSDHTLHAEHINGGNEEAPLAGNLPSESCSKDYASTSKPHLDSKDPESSVKYPLMKAASQMLGSFPAPPAFAAEFPGKDVALHLNSAAQPSSSVHVTAGMIRIRDMNLVGSGMDWSVGKNGELNIVLSFGMSQADVSPTNSGLLSRKTPSVVSWSWCFFLFFWIILLSVSVKVGTSIYSR from the exons ATGGCGGCACCTTCCAGTTTTTCTGGAACAAGCACCAAGAGGCAAG ATAAGTCGAACTTGAAAACTAGAGACCTCGAGTGGTACTTCTTTAGTGCCCTGGATAAGAAGTATGGAAACGGGTCAAAGACAAATCGTGCCACAGAGAATGGTTACTGGAAGACAACAGGGAAGGACAGGGCAGTCTTTCATTACTCTCGAACAGTTGGAATGAAGAAAACTTTGGTTTATCATATTGGGCGAGCTCCACGTGGAAAGCGCACAAATTGGGTTATGCATGAATATCGGCTTACCGATGAAGAATTGGAGAAGGCTGGAATTCCACAA GATGCATTCGTGCTGTGCAGGATCTTTCAGAAGAGTGGTCCTGGCCCAAAGAACGGGGAGCAATATGGTGCCCCATTCATTGAGGAGGAGTGGGAGGATGATGATGTGGCTCTGTTTCCTGATCAGGAGCCAATGGTGGTTGTTGATGATGAATATGTTGAGGCAGATGACTTGGATCAG AGTATTGATTTTGGAATTGAATCTGGAGATGCTCCAGCTCTTCTGAACTTCCATCATGGTGAGACAAGCCAGGGCACTGAGCACTCAAATGACTTCAATGAAGATGAGCAAAAGCCTCTGATAGATACCAATGCAGTTCAAGCTGGTTCGCAACAGCTGGATGAGCAGTTCTTTGTTTTACCAGAGCAGTACCAGATGGAGATGAAAGCCATTGAGAAGGGATACATTGGCCAATCAGATGATAATGACAATCCTGTGGATGCCAATTACTTGCTCGATGGGCCATACTTAGATGCAGCTGATAATCACCTTCCAGGAGATGAGTTCTACCTCCAGACAAATGACCTTGCTAATCTCCTTGGGGAGGATGCAGCAGATTTTGCTGTCGAAGACTACCTAACATTCTTTGATGCAGATGATGAGAATGTCTTGCCATATGAATCCTCTCAACTTCCGTCTGAAAATGCACTTTCTGATCACACACTTCATGCCGAG CATATTAATGGAGGAAATGAGGAAGCTCCTCTGGCAGGCAATCTTCCTTCAGAATCTTGCAGTAAGGACTATGCGTCAACTTCAAAGCCACATTTGGATTCAAAGGACCCTGAATCAA GTGTGAAGTATCCACTCATGAAAGCAGCCAGTCAAATGTTAGGCAGCTTCCCTGCTCCTCCTGCTTTTGCTGCAGAGTTCCCGGGGAAAGATGTGGCACTCCATCTCAATTCAGCTGCACAGCCTTCAAGTTCTGTTCATGTTACTGCTGGCATGATAAGAATAAGAGACATGAATTTGGTTGGGAGTGGAATGGACTGGTCAGTCGGTAAGAATGGAGAACTCAACATCGTTCTGTCTTTTGGGATGTCTCAAGCTGATGTCAGCCCTACCAATTCTGGCCTGCTCTCTCGCAAGACACCTTCAGTGGTTTCATGGAGCTGGtgcttctttttgttcttttggatTATACTTCTCTCGGTCAGCGTTAAAGTCGGTACCTCTATCTATTCAAGGTAG